A single Thermodesulfobacteriota bacterium DNA region contains:
- the guaA gene encoding glutamine-hydrolyzing GMP synthase, producing the protein MDIHSQKILILDFGSQYTQLIARRIREARVYCEIHPYNVAPEFIESFNPRGIVLSGGPSSVFDRGAPRVSKKLFQTGVPILGICYGMQLTSKLMDGRVKKSKKREYGPATLKVVDSCDLFSGLGRAPLKVWMSHGDRVEKLPKGFKVTARSGNSVVGAMKNEKLKVYGVQFHPEVVHTPRGTKIIKNFLFKVCGCKPVWTMSSFIDTAVEEIRAKVGSGRVVCGISGGVDSSVTAALVHRAIGNRLTCIFVDNGVLRKGEADKVFATLRRHFRMKIRLVDSSARFLKKLRRVEDPEKKRKIIGNEFIHVFEEEAGKVRGGRGGVDFLAQGTLYPDVIESVSFKGPSATIKSHHNVGGLLKRMRLKLVEPLRELFKDEVRALGRELGMSEELIGRHPFPGPGLAVRILGEVTRERCEILREADAIVLEEIKGAGLYGEMWQAFAVLLPVKSVGVMGDERTYENTVAVRAVDSVDGMTADWVRLPYEVMAKISSRVINEVRGVNRVVYDISSKPPSTIEWE; encoded by the coding sequence ATGGACATCCATTCCCAAAAAATCCTGATCCTCGACTTCGGCTCGCAGTACACCCAGCTCATCGCCCGCAGGATAAGGGAGGCCAGGGTCTACTGCGAGATACATCCCTATAACGTCGCGCCGGAGTTCATCGAGTCGTTCAACCCCCGGGGCATAGTGCTCTCCGGCGGGCCGTCGAGCGTTTTCGACAGGGGCGCCCCGCGCGTATCGAAGAAACTCTTTCAAACCGGCGTACCGATACTCGGCATCTGCTACGGCATGCAGCTGACTTCGAAGCTCATGGACGGCAGGGTCAAGAAGAGTAAAAAGAGGGAGTACGGCCCGGCCACGCTGAAGGTGGTCGATAGCTGCGACCTCTTTTCCGGGCTCGGGAGGGCGCCGCTAAAAGTCTGGATGAGCCACGGCGACAGGGTGGAAAAACTCCCGAAAGGTTTCAAAGTAACGGCCCGCTCCGGCAACTCGGTCGTCGGCGCTATGAAGAACGAAAAACTTAAGGTCTACGGAGTCCAGTTCCACCCCGAGGTGGTCCACACCCCCAGGGGCACGAAGATAATCAAGAACTTTCTCTTCAAGGTATGCGGCTGCAAGCCCGTCTGGACGATGAGCTCGTTCATAGATACGGCGGTCGAGGAGATACGCGCGAAGGTCGGCAGCGGCAGGGTCGTCTGCGGCATAAGCGGCGGGGTGGACTCCTCGGTCACGGCAGCCCTTGTGCACCGTGCCATAGGCAACAGGCTAACCTGTATATTCGTCGATAACGGCGTGCTTCGGAAAGGAGAAGCCGACAAGGTCTTCGCGACGCTCAGGCGTCACTTCCGGATGAAGATAAGGCTCGTGGACTCTTCGGCGAGGTTCCTGAAGAAGCTCAGGCGGGTCGAGGACCCCGAGAAGAAGCGGAAGATTATAGGCAACGAGTTCATACACGTCTTCGAGGAGGAGGCGGGCAAGGTCAGGGGGGGGAGGGGGGGGGTCGACTTCCTCGCCCAGGGCACGCTCTACCCCGACGTCATAGAGAGCGTTTCGTTCAAGGGCCCCTCGGCCACCATAAAGAGCCACCATAACGTCGGCGGCCTCTTGAAGAGGATGCGGTTAAAGCTCGTCGAGCCCTTAAGGGAGCTCTTCAAGGACGAGGTAAGGGCGCTTGGCCGGGAGCTCGGCATGAGCGAGGAGCTCATAGGCCGCCATCCCTTCCCCGGCCCCGGCCTTGCCGTCAGGATCCTCGGCGAGGTCACCCGTGAGAGGTGCGAAATACTACGCGAGGCCGACGCCATCGTGCTCGAAGAGATAAAGGGCGCGGGGCTTTACGGTGAGATGTGGCAGGCATTCGCCGTATTGCTGCCGGTAAAGTCGGTCGGGGTCATGGGGGACGAGAGGACCTATGAGAACACCGTGGCCGTCCGCGCCGTCGATAGCGTCGACGGCATGACGGCCGACTGGGTCAGGCTGCCGTATGAGGTCATGGCGAAGATATCTTCCCGGGTGATAAACGAGGTCAGGGGCGTTAACAGGGTGGTCTACGATATAAGCTCGAAACCGCCCAGTACTATCGAATGGGAGTAA
- a CDS encoding TIGR00730 family Rossman fold protein has translation MPIDDLKGKETWRLFRILSEFIEGFEDLADVGPAVSIFGSARFHKRNKYYKKTVEISRMLSENGYAIITGGGPGIMEAANRGATDAGGRSVGLNITLPEEQQPNPFQNLSITFRYFFVRKVMFVKYAMGYVCMPGGFGTMDEFFEALTLIQTHKVHPLPLILFGSEYWSPVVDFMEKTMLKHGTISEEDLGLVKQTDDPEEVLDIIEKHKAWKEDMVKKAEKGKKGKKGKKGS, from the coding sequence GTGCCGATAGACGATCTGAAAGGAAAAGAGACCTGGCGCCTCTTCAGGATACTGAGCGAGTTTATCGAGGGGTTCGAGGACCTCGCGGACGTAGGGCCGGCGGTGAGTATCTTCGGCTCGGCCCGCTTCCACAAACGCAACAAGTACTATAAAAAGACCGTCGAGATATCCCGGATGCTCTCGGAGAACGGCTACGCGATCATAACCGGCGGCGGGCCCGGCATAATGGAGGCCGCCAATAGGGGCGCTACGGATGCCGGCGGCCGCTCGGTGGGGCTCAACATAACGCTCCCCGAGGAGCAGCAGCCCAACCCCTTCCAGAACCTCTCGATCACCTTCAGATACTTCTTCGTCAGGAAGGTTATGTTCGTCAAGTACGCCATGGGGTACGTGTGCATGCCGGGGGGGTTCGGCACGATGGACGAGTTCTTCGAGGCGCTTACCCTCATTCAGACCCACAAGGTACACCCGCTTCCCCTGATACTGTTCGGCTCCGAGTACTGGTCGCCCGTAGTCGATTTCATGGAGAAGACGATGCTCAAGCACGGCACCATATCCGAGGAGGATCTGGGACTCGTAAAGCAGACCGACGACCCCGAGGAGGTGCTGGATATAATCGAGAAGCACAAGGCGTGGAAAGAGGACATGGTAAAGAAGGCGGAGAAGGGGAAAAAAGGGAAAAAAGGGAAAAAAGGAAGCTAA
- the sppA gene encoding signal peptide peptidase SppA — MRKMNVIRTVAALAVLFVGGCVSIPAPGVKPLIEKAVGGTGADKVLLIDISGLISDKEERGVLGFQTAPRLTARIREELDKASEDKRVKAVVLRIKTPGGEVTTSDIVHHEIKRFKEKSEVTVVAELMGIATSGGYYIASAADEIIAHPTTVTGAIGVVAYRINATGLMEKIGLTDETIKSGEKKDMGSPIRPMADEERELLQAIIDSMFERFLDAVKEGRPGMDEAALKEVSDGRVYTAEQALKLGLIDRIGYMEDAIERAKERAGIEEARVVAYARPGDYRSNIYSSSKLAAPSTVNLINIDADFLKGPGMRFMYLWMP; from the coding sequence ATGCGTAAGATGAACGTGATAAGGACGGTCGCGGCACTTGCGGTCTTATTCGTCGGGGGATGCGTCAGTATCCCCGCGCCGGGGGTGAAGCCGCTTATTGAGAAGGCAGTAGGCGGCACCGGCGCCGACAAGGTCCTCCTTATAGACATATCGGGGCTTATAAGCGACAAGGAGGAGCGCGGGGTCCTTGGCTTTCAGACGGCGCCGAGGCTTACCGCGAGGATAAGGGAGGAGCTCGACAAGGCCTCGGAGGACAAGCGGGTAAAGGCCGTCGTGCTGAGGATAAAGACACCCGGCGGCGAGGTCACCACCTCGGATATCGTCCACCACGAGATCAAACGCTTCAAGGAGAAGAGTGAAGTGACCGTGGTGGCCGAGCTCATGGGTATCGCCACTTCCGGAGGCTACTACATAGCCTCGGCCGCCGACGAAATTATCGCCCACCCCACCACCGTAACCGGCGCCATAGGGGTCGTGGCCTACAGGATAAACGCCACGGGCCTCATGGAGAAGATAGGGCTCACCGACGAGACCATAAAGTCCGGCGAGAAGAAAGACATGGGCAGCCCCATCCGACCCATGGCAGACGAGGAGAGGGAGCTTCTTCAGGCCATAATAGACTCCATGTTCGAGCGGTTCCTCGATGCGGTAAAGGAGGGCAGGCCGGGTATGGACGAGGCGGCCCTCAAGGAGGTCTCCGACGGCCGGGTCTATACCGCCGAGCAGGCCCTTAAGCTCGGTCTCATCGACCGGATAGGCTACATGGAGGACGCGATAGAGCGCGCGAAGGAGAGGGCGGGCATCGAGGAGGCCAGGGTCGTCGCCTACGCGCGGCCCGGCGACTACAGGAGCAATATCTATTCCTCATCGAAACTCGCCGCTCCATCCACCGTAAACCTGATAAACATAGACGC